One region of Limnospira fusiformis SAG 85.79 genomic DNA includes:
- a CDS encoding cytochrome b/b6 domain-containing protein: protein MQVILKPCYTIDKETQKDLIMSASKPYQPLLFRLLHGLNSLLVFGCIITGYLVYESYDRRFGTLWLIPEDSNLIDIHGTWGFFLFFMALAFTYYSLRRGKKRLIQPDTLAQLKRTTQPIWWYTLHRITNTIALLALALAVISGKFQDENWLRVGETHHLSYNIHLLAWAIMIVAIALHVLMAARVGGVPLLLSMANSQIKSSDHPRLWWGNLRNWLKHPRI, encoded by the coding sequence GTGCAAGTTATCCTAAAACCCTGCTATACTATTGATAAAGAAACTCAAAAAGACCTAATTATGAGCGCTTCCAAACCCTACCAGCCCTTGCTATTTCGCCTATTACACGGCTTGAATAGCCTTTTAGTATTTGGATGTATTATCACTGGCTATCTCGTTTACGAAAGCTACGATCGCCGTTTCGGGACTCTCTGGTTAATCCCGGAAGATAGCAACCTGATCGACATCCATGGAACCTGGGGATTTTTCCTATTTTTTATGGCCTTAGCCTTCACCTACTACAGCCTACGTCGGGGGAAAAAACGCCTCATCCAACCTGACACCCTAGCCCAACTCAAACGGACCACACAGCCAATCTGGTGGTACACCCTCCATCGAATCACCAACACCATAGCCTTATTAGCCCTAGCACTAGCCGTCATTTCTGGGAAATTCCAGGACGAAAACTGGCTGAGGGTAGGGGAAACACACCATTTGTCGTATAATATCCACCTGTTAGCTTGGGCAATTATGATTGTGGCGATCGCCCTTCATGTTCTGATGGCGGCGCGGGTTGGAGGTGTTCCCCTGCTGCTGTCTATGGCTAATTCTCAAATCAAATCCAGCGACCATCCCCGTCTCTGGTGGGGTAACTTGCGAAACTGGCTAAAACATCCCCGAATTTGA
- a CDS encoding AAA family ATPase, which produces MLSEITLENFFSFRKPTTIKLNPGVNILLGINGSGKSNLLKAIALLYEIIAGNGLEKTFLKKWSGFDAVANFNEDTKDYIKLGFEFSKDAIHQNHNRRGFQFKTNPIYELTIFKAGSTSYYLKEKLYCRSDDQDDFIFMDMNNAQGVISTREEGKVGFQRYPQESQQVNFKSTEPVLSQISDPERFYPIFTLKRALEEVAVYYYFDTTFESVIRQPSSYGTERKLSHDGQNLMTIINNIRNNNSLWYAEIEQAIKKINPHFKDINFNFLGSKLYLVLREDYLAKSVSMEHISDGTLRYLLLLSILFNPERGNLVCIDEPETNLHPDMINTITDALKQASKNTQIIVTTHSPLLLNSFDIEDVLIFEKNQKNETEVNFKSSDEFEDWLDNFLVGQAWLQGLIGGKRW; this is translated from the coding sequence ATGCTGTCAGAAATTACCTTAGAAAACTTTTTTAGTTTCCGAAAACCCACAACCATCAAGCTGAATCCTGGTGTGAATATTCTCCTAGGTATTAATGGTAGTGGCAAATCCAACTTGTTAAAGGCGATCGCTTTACTGTATGAGATTATTGCCGGGAATGGATTGGAAAAGACTTTTTTAAAAAAGTGGAGTGGCTTTGATGCCGTGGCCAATTTTAATGAGGACACCAAAGACTATATAAAACTCGGCTTTGAATTTAGCAAAGATGCAATTCACCAAAATCACAATAGAAGAGGATTCCAATTTAAAACTAATCCCATTTACGAACTCACAATCTTTAAAGCGGGGTCAACTTCATATTACTTGAAAGAAAAGCTATATTGCCGAAGTGATGATCAAGATGATTTTATCTTCATGGACATGAATAATGCCCAGGGAGTTATTTCCACTCGGGAAGAAGGAAAAGTGGGTTTTCAGAGATATCCCCAAGAAAGTCAACAGGTCAATTTTAAATCCACAGAACCCGTTTTAAGTCAGATTTCAGACCCGGAGAGATTTTATCCTATTTTCACCTTAAAAAGAGCTTTAGAAGAGGTAGCTGTCTATTATTATTTTGATACCACCTTTGAAAGTGTCATCAGACAACCTTCCAGCTATGGTACTGAAAGAAAATTGTCCCATGATGGACAAAACCTGATGACGATTATTAACAACATCAGAAATAACAATTCTCTCTGGTATGCTGAAATCGAGCAAGCCATCAAGAAAATTAACCCACATTTTAAAGACATCAATTTTAATTTTTTGGGTTCTAAATTATACTTAGTCCTTCGTGAAGATTATCTGGCTAAGTCAGTTTCTATGGAACATATCTCAGATGGAACCCTCCGCTATCTTTTGCTATTATCCATATTATTTAACCCTGAACGAGGTAACTTAGTCTGTATTGATGAGCCGGAAACAAATCTTCATCCCGACATGATTAATACCATCACAGATGCACTCAAGCAAGCATCGAAAAATACGCAAATAATCGTAACGACTCATTCACCATTGCTGCTAAATTCATTCGATATTGAGGATGTATTAATATTTGAAAAAAACCAGAAAAATGAGACAGAGGTAAATTTTAAGTCATCAGATGAGTTTGAGGACTGGCTTGATAATTTTCTGGTCGGTCAAGCATGGCTGCAAGGTCTTATAGGCGGTAAAAGATGGTAG
- the secA gene encoding preprotein translocase subunit SecA translates to MLKALLGDPNARKIKKYQPVVTDVNILEEDVRSLSDEGLKAKTGEFKEMLAKAKNREEREQILEEILPLAFAVVREASRRVLGMRHFDVQVLGGMILHKGEIAEMKTGEGKTLVSTLPAYLNGLSGHGVHIITVNDYLARRDAEWMGQVHRFLGLSVGLIQQGMGPEERKKNYSCDITYATNSEVGFDYLRDNMATSMEEVVQRPFNYCIIDEVDSVLIDEARTPLIISGQVERPSEKYMRAAEVAKALQKDKEHYEVDEKARNVLLTDEGFAAAEEFLGVKDLYDPNDPWAHFVFNALKAKELFIKDVNYIVRDDEVVIVDEFTGRVMQGRRWSDGLHQAIEAKEGVEIQPETQTLATITYQNFFLLYPKLSGMTGTAKTEEAEIEKIYNLQVTVVPTNRPTARADLSDMVYKTEQGKWLAIATECAQMHNMGRPVLVGTTSVEKSELLSGLLSQQEVPHNLLNAKPENVERESEIVAQAGRKGAVTIATNMAGRGTDIILGGNADYMARLKLREYFMPRIVKPQDERELAIPQIGGGPRRNKPQGFAAADKPKVWKVAAGIFPTELSVETQEKLRSAVDFAVSVYGERSVPELMAEDILAVASEKAPTTDVVVQRIREVYQAIVAEYEVFTHEEHDEVVSLGGLHVIGTERHESRRVDNQLRGRAGRQGDPGSTRFFLSLEDNLLRIFGGERVAAMMTAFQVEEDLPIESKLLTRSLENAQKKVETYYYDIRKQVFEYDEVMNNQRRAIYAERRRVLEGQDLKEQVIKYGEKTMDDIVEAYINPDLPSEEWDLETLVAKVKEFVYLLKDLTSEQLFDMTVEEIKTFLYEQLRNAYDIKEAQVNQIRPGLMRDAERFFILQQIDTLWREHLQQMDALRESVGLRGYGQKDPLVEYKREGYELFLDMMTDIRRNVIYSMFQFQPQPAVA, encoded by the coding sequence ATGCTTAAAGCTCTGCTGGGCGATCCTAATGCCCGGAAAATCAAAAAATATCAGCCTGTAGTGACGGATGTTAATATCCTAGAGGAAGATGTGCGATCGCTCTCCGATGAAGGTCTAAAGGCAAAGACGGGGGAGTTTAAGGAGATGTTGGCGAAAGCCAAAAACCGGGAGGAAAGGGAACAAATCCTGGAGGAAATTTTACCGTTAGCGTTTGCTGTAGTCAGGGAGGCTTCCCGACGGGTGTTAGGAATGCGGCACTTTGATGTTCAGGTGCTGGGGGGTATGATTTTACATAAGGGGGAAATCGCGGAGATGAAAACGGGGGAAGGAAAAACCCTGGTTTCGACCCTCCCGGCTTATCTAAATGGGTTATCAGGTCACGGGGTGCATATTATCACGGTTAATGATTATTTAGCGCGTCGTGATGCTGAGTGGATGGGACAGGTACACCGTTTTCTGGGGTTGAGTGTGGGATTAATCCAGCAGGGAATGGGTCCAGAGGAACGGAAAAAGAACTATAGCTGTGATATTACCTACGCAACTAACAGTGAGGTTGGGTTTGACTATTTGCGGGATAATATGGCGACCTCTATGGAAGAGGTGGTGCAGCGTCCTTTCAATTATTGCATTATTGACGAAGTGGACTCGGTGCTAATTGATGAGGCGCGCACTCCGTTGATTATCTCTGGTCAGGTAGAACGTCCTAGTGAGAAGTATATGAGGGCGGCGGAGGTGGCGAAGGCGCTACAGAAGGATAAGGAACATTATGAGGTGGACGAAAAGGCGCGTAATGTTCTGCTGACGGATGAGGGTTTTGCGGCGGCGGAAGAGTTTTTGGGGGTTAAGGATTTATATGATCCTAATGACCCTTGGGCGCATTTTGTGTTTAATGCGTTGAAAGCAAAAGAATTGTTTATCAAGGATGTTAATTATATCGTTCGGGATGATGAAGTCGTTATTGTAGACGAGTTCACGGGACGGGTAATGCAGGGTCGGCGTTGGAGTGATGGCTTACATCAGGCGATCGAGGCTAAGGAAGGTGTGGAAATTCAGCCGGAAACCCAAACTTTGGCGACAATTACTTATCAAAATTTCTTTTTGCTATATCCCAAATTGTCGGGGATGACGGGGACGGCGAAAACTGAGGAGGCGGAAATTGAGAAGATTTATAATTTGCAGGTGACGGTAGTTCCGACTAACCGACCGACGGCTCGTGCGGATTTGTCGGATATGGTTTATAAAACTGAGCAGGGGAAATGGCTGGCGATCGCTACTGAATGCGCGCAAATGCACAATATGGGTAGACCTGTATTGGTGGGAACTACCAGTGTGGAAAAATCGGAGTTGCTTTCTGGTTTGTTATCACAGCAGGAGGTTCCCCATAATCTTTTGAATGCGAAGCCGGAAAATGTGGAAAGGGAATCAGAAATTGTGGCGCAGGCTGGTCGCAAAGGGGCTGTAACTATTGCTACTAACATGGCGGGGCGAGGAACTGATATTATCCTGGGGGGTAATGCTGATTATATGGCGCGGTTGAAGTTACGGGAGTATTTTATGCCCCGAATTGTGAAACCGCAAGATGAGCGAGAATTGGCTATCCCTCAAATCGGAGGGGGTCCCCGTCGTAATAAGCCCCAGGGTTTTGCTGCTGCTGATAAGCCGAAGGTTTGGAAGGTGGCGGCGGGAATTTTTCCCACGGAGTTGTCGGTAGAGACTCAAGAGAAACTGCGATCGGCGGTAGATTTTGCGGTGTCGGTTTATGGGGAACGTAGTGTTCCTGAACTTATGGCTGAGGATATCCTAGCTGTAGCCTCGGAAAAAGCTCCCACTACTGATGTGGTGGTTCAGCGGATACGGGAGGTTTATCAGGCTATTGTGGCTGAGTATGAGGTGTTTACTCATGAGGAACATGATGAGGTGGTGTCCCTGGGAGGATTGCACGTTATCGGTACAGAACGCCATGAGTCCCGTCGGGTAGATAACCAGTTGCGGGGAAGGGCTGGTCGTCAGGGAGACCCGGGTTCGACTCGCTTCTTTTTGAGTCTGGAAGATAATTTGCTACGGATTTTTGGTGGTGAACGGGTGGCGGCGATGATGACGGCTTTTCAGGTGGAGGAGGATTTACCTATTGAGTCGAAGTTGTTGACGCGATCGCTGGAAAATGCCCAGAAAAAGGTAGAAACTTATTATTATGATATCCGTAAGCAGGTGTTCGAGTACGACGAGGTAATGAATAATCAGCGTCGGGCTATTTATGCGGAACGCCGCCGGGTATTGGAAGGTCAGGATCTCAAGGAACAGGTGATTAAGTATGGCGAAAAGACGATGGATGATATCGTCGAGGCTTATATTAACCCGGATCTGCCTTCGGAAGAGTGGGATCTTGAGACTTTGGTGGCTAAGGTGAAGGAGTTTGTTTATTTGCTGAAGGATCTGACTTCTGAACAGTTGTTTGATATGACGGTTGAGGAGATTAAGACTTTCTTGTATGAACAACTGCGTAATGCCTATGATATTAAGGAGGCTCAGGTAAATCAGATTCGCCCTGGACTGATGCGTGATGCGGAAAGGTTTTTTATTCTCCAACAGATTGATACTCTGTGGCGGGAACATTTGCAGCAAATGGATGCTTTGCGGGAGTCTGTGGGTCTGCGAGGCTATGGTCAGAAAGACCCGCTGGTGGAGTATAAACGGGAGGGTTACGAACTTTTCCTGGATATGATGACGGATATTCGCCGGAATGTGATTTACTCGATGTTCCAGTTTCAGCCTCAGCCTGCGGTGGCTTAA
- a CDS encoding NAD(P)/FAD-dependent oxidoreductase: MKTVDWIVVGAGIAGASLSYELAKTGFSVMLIDQFPTPENATRYSYGGLAYWGGYNDLTYELCQQGRKRHQVLSEELGVDTQLREVDLVLTVPRDTHPEAIAANYPPFVTPPRWVDTQTACELEPLLNPEEIAGAFTVRHGHILPEALNQGYIHGFQRLGGTVKIGIVSDLIRVGNRITGVIADGENLSAANVVVCAGGMSRELLKAAGIKVKIHFTHTEVLETDKLPPKLRTVVMSATMPRFRLEAIATQPELEELWDDPYQELAPFIIDPSAVQLLDGRLRIGQPSRTLSNPNAVINQAESEATIREAIAKILPSLADLPATWHHCLVAFSGDGLPLIGAVPNWSGIHIFSGFSNPLVFVPPLAQRYGEYLAGKADSIFEQLSPSRLYV; the protein is encoded by the coding sequence ATGAAAACTGTTGATTGGATTGTAGTTGGTGCGGGAATTGCTGGTGCTTCCCTCAGTTATGAATTAGCCAAAACCGGATTTTCCGTGATGTTAATAGATCAGTTTCCGACCCCAGAAAATGCTACGCGCTACAGTTATGGGGGACTAGCTTATTGGGGGGGTTATAATGATTTAACCTATGAATTGTGTCAACAGGGACGGAAACGCCATCAGGTTTTATCAGAGGAGTTAGGGGTTGATACACAGTTGCGGGAAGTCGATCTGGTGTTAACAGTCCCCAGAGATACTCACCCGGAAGCTATAGCCGCTAATTATCCCCCTTTTGTGACTCCTCCTAGGTGGGTGGATACTCAAACCGCTTGCGAATTAGAACCCCTACTAAACCCGGAAGAAATAGCTGGTGCGTTTACGGTGCGCCATGGTCACATTTTACCAGAGGCTCTAAACCAGGGATATATACATGGTTTCCAACGGTTAGGGGGAACTGTCAAAATTGGCATAGTTTCTGATTTAATCAGAGTGGGAAATCGGATAACTGGTGTGATTGCAGATGGGGAAAATTTATCGGCTGCTAATGTGGTGGTTTGTGCGGGTGGTATGAGTAGGGAACTGTTAAAAGCAGCGGGAATTAAAGTAAAAATACACTTTACTCATACGGAGGTTTTAGAAACCGATAAATTGCCGCCAAAATTGAGAACTGTAGTGATGTCGGCGACTATGCCCAGATTTAGGCTGGAAGCGATCGCTACTCAGCCGGAACTAGAAGAGTTGTGGGATGACCCCTATCAGGAATTAGCACCATTTATTATAGACCCTAGTGCTGTACAATTGTTAGATGGTCGTTTGAGAATCGGGCAACCTTCGCGAACTTTGAGTAATCCCAACGCGGTGATTAATCAGGCGGAAAGTGAGGCAACTATCCGAGAGGCGATCGCCAAAATTTTACCGAGTTTAGCCGATTTGCCAGCCACTTGGCATCACTGTTTAGTCGCCTTTAGCGGGGATGGTTTACCCCTGATAGGTGCGGTGCCGAATTGGTCAGGAATCCATATATTTTCAGGCTTTAGTAATCCCTTGGTATTTGTGCCACCCTTAGCCCAGCGCTATGGGGAGTATCTAGCTGGAAAAGCCGATTCTATATTTGAGCAATTATCTCCCAGTAGATTATATGTTTAA
- a CDS encoding pentapeptide repeat-containing protein, which yields MQKLTDQDLWRNYVNGQRDFVKIEIVRANLFEVDLRNIQLLASRLIKVYMPYANLSYANLSNTEIIESEFGDVKLKEGNLSDACLSHSNFYRANLRYSNLQRAQLSDVNLQAADLYNADLQDAYLVNVDLQGANLEGAQIEKAIFIGCNLFRAKGVNLSPEQCDRTIGPNGFM from the coding sequence ATGCAGAAGTTAACTGATCAGGATTTATGGCGAAATTATGTTAATGGTCAACGAGATTTTGTAAAGATTGAAATAGTGAGAGCAAATTTATTTGAGGTAGATTTGCGAAATATTCAACTGCTAGCAAGTCGATTAATTAAAGTATATATGCCCTATGCTAATTTAAGTTATGCTAATTTGAGCAATACAGAGATTATTGAGAGTGAATTTGGGGATGTGAAGCTGAAGGAGGGTAATTTATCTGATGCTTGCCTATCCCATAGTAATTTTTATCGAGCTAATCTGCGCTATAGTAACTTACAGAGGGCTCAATTGTCTGATGTCAATTTACAAGCGGCGGACTTGTATAATGCGGATTTACAAGATGCTTATCTAGTCAATGTTGACCTACAGGGTGCTAACCTGGAAGGAGCCCAGATAGAAAAGGCTATATTTATTGGTTGTAACCTGTTTCGGGCTAAGGGAGTTAATCTATCTCCTGAACAATGCGATCGCACTATTGGTCCCAATGGGTTTATGTAA
- a CDS encoding tetratricopeptide repeat protein, whose protein sequence is MRQLGGLLLTLPLWLSLAGVRQAAFAQALLPYTLQVDSEHLQQTGDGLIEEAAQLTRFQQYQLALPRAELATQLAPKNYQTWALLGSLYVQVDRIEAGIEALNRAQALAPDNPAIRFVLGDAYFRKGEYQRSVEEIEQGLRINPNVPGALFDLGNAYFQLGKFDEAIAKYKEAYNLERLLWPAINNIGLVEYELGKTDSAVQRWEEAFAIDETAAEPLLAIAVALYRQGDTERALTLGEQALQLDSRYAELEFLRENLWGDRLMEDARTFFSTPRMQQTISRL, encoded by the coding sequence ATGAGGCAATTAGGGGGGTTACTACTGACCCTCCCCCTGTGGTTAAGTCTGGCGGGTGTGCGCCAAGCAGCATTCGCCCAAGCCCTATTACCTTACACTCTGCAAGTAGACTCAGAACATTTACAACAAACCGGAGATGGTTTAATTGAAGAAGCCGCCCAACTCACGCGATTTCAGCAATACCAACTCGCCCTACCCAGGGCTGAATTAGCGACCCAATTAGCACCCAAAAACTATCAAACCTGGGCTTTATTAGGTAGCCTTTACGTCCAGGTTGATCGCATAGAAGCCGGAATCGAAGCCCTAAACAGAGCCCAAGCCTTAGCCCCTGACAACCCAGCAATTAGGTTTGTCTTAGGGGATGCTTACTTTCGCAAAGGAGAGTATCAGAGGTCTGTGGAGGAAATCGAACAGGGTTTAAGAATCAATCCTAACGTTCCCGGAGCCTTGTTTGATTTAGGTAATGCCTATTTTCAACTGGGAAAATTCGACGAAGCGATCGCCAAATACAAAGAAGCCTATAACCTGGAAAGACTCCTCTGGCCAGCAATTAATAATATTGGTTTAGTGGAATACGAACTCGGTAAAACCGATTCAGCAGTGCAGCGTTGGGAAGAGGCTTTTGCCATTGATGAAACCGCCGCCGAGCCATTGTTAGCCATTGCAGTAGCCCTTTATCGACAGGGCGACACAGAAAGGGCTTTAACCTTGGGAGAACAAGCCCTGCAACTAGATAGTCGTTATGCAGAGCTTGAATTTCTCCGAGAAAATCTCTGGGGCGATCGCCTCATGGAGGATGCTCGGACTTTTTTTTCCACACCTCGGATGCAGCAAACCATCAGCCGACTCTAA
- a CDS encoding response regulator: MKTVLIVEDDPVNARVFAKILSKRGGLAVKHTENVDEVMQIARTKEADLILMDVSLARSVYLGKAIDGIKITQLLKADPDTAKLPIILVTAHAMAGDREDFLAESGADDYISKPVIDHQEFVNKIKSLLPKD, translated from the coding sequence ATGAAGACCGTTCTGATTGTAGAAGACGATCCGGTTAATGCCCGCGTTTTTGCCAAAATTTTGAGCAAACGAGGGGGATTAGCGGTTAAGCACACTGAAAACGTAGACGAAGTAATGCAGATAGCTCGCACTAAAGAGGCTGACCTGATTTTGATGGATGTGTCATTGGCTCGCAGTGTGTATCTGGGTAAAGCAATCGATGGGATTAAAATTACCCAGTTGCTCAAGGCTGATCCAGATACAGCTAAGTTACCAATTATTCTAGTGACCGCCCACGCTATGGCGGGCGATCGCGAAGATTTTTTGGCGGAAAGTGGCGCTGACGACTATATTTCCAAACCTGTCATTGATCATCAAGAATTTGTCAATAAAATTAAGTCCCTACTCCCCAAGGATTAG
- a CDS encoding sensor histidine kinase, whose amino-acid sequence MSEPFKTYLSFPRLLEGNSPDLDWEATLGDLPTYHFGLKSDSLVSEVVRQFQRHALLPGVLIWEDIESEEPQLVGLLSRRQLLEFFIRPQGGEMLSSQPLGVCYSYGGFPMLVLPETMTILEAARYARRRSPELIAEPIVVAHRGNPAIPYSILNIDDLNIAHWQIRGIETQVRYERTQIQMIQSEKMSNLGRLVDGVAHEILDPVGFIWGNLTHLNEYAQGLMELLSAYEKHFPQVPPEIEAKQEEIDLDFVRSDLPRVVASISGGADRLNRLATSLQNFCHIDNVHPKPADLQGSLDGIVLLIQSQIKGEIEIIRHYGQVPPISCYIGQLNQVFMNILTNAVSALIDRAVRQDWVEEFGPVHRVQRSDRPRIEITIKVSAMTDDQGDTPRGESNQESWVLIKISDNGLGMSSSQLKKILESFSAHRRADKETSLGLSYQIVTAKHGGKLNLRSQLGVGTEFEIWLPLT is encoded by the coding sequence GTGTCAGAGCCATTTAAAACTTACTTATCCTTTCCCCGGCTGTTAGAGGGAAATAGCCCAGACCTAGACTGGGAAGCCACTTTAGGGGATTTACCCACTTATCATTTTGGGCTCAAATCAGATAGCCTGGTGTCAGAAGTAGTCCGACAATTTCAGCGTCACGCTTTACTACCTGGGGTATTAATTTGGGAAGACATAGAATCGGAGGAACCCCAATTAGTGGGGCTACTTTCCCGACGACAATTATTAGAGTTTTTCATCCGACCTCAAGGGGGGGAAATGTTGTCAAGTCAACCCTTGGGAGTTTGTTATAGCTATGGGGGTTTCCCGATGCTGGTTTTACCGGAAACGATGACGATTTTAGAAGCGGCGCGCTATGCTAGAAGGCGATCGCCAGAACTAATTGCCGAACCAATTGTTGTAGCTCATCGAGGAAATCCAGCCATCCCCTATTCTATTTTAAATATTGACGATCTCAATATTGCCCATTGGCAAATTAGAGGTATTGAAACCCAAGTGCGTTATGAACGCACCCAGATCCAAATGATTCAGAGTGAAAAAATGAGTAACCTAGGGCGCTTGGTAGATGGTGTCGCCCACGAAATCTTAGATCCGGTGGGATTTATTTGGGGTAATCTTACCCATTTAAACGAATACGCCCAAGGGTTAATGGAGTTATTATCAGCTTATGAGAAGCATTTTCCCCAAGTGCCGCCAGAGATTGAAGCTAAACAGGAGGAGATAGACTTAGACTTTGTGCGATCGGATTTACCGCGAGTAGTTGCTAGTATTAGTGGAGGGGCCGATCGCCTAAATCGATTAGCCACCAGCTTACAGAACTTCTGCCATATTGATAATGTCCACCCCAAGCCAGCAGATTTGCAGGGGTCTTTGGATGGTATTGTCTTGTTAATCCAAAGCCAAATCAAAGGGGAAATCGAAATTATTAGGCACTACGGTCAAGTTCCGCCGATTTCCTGCTATATTGGACAGTTAAATCAGGTGTTTATGAATATTCTCACCAATGCGGTTAGCGCTCTGATTGATCGGGCGGTGAGACAGGACTGGGTAGAAGAGTTTGGGCCAGTGCATCGGGTTCAAAGAAGCGATCGCCCCCGAATTGAAATTACCATCAAGGTTAGTGCCATGACAGACGACCAAGGAGATACCCCCAGGGGGGAGTCAAATCAGGAGTCCTGGGTTTTAATTAAAATAAGTGATAATGGTCTGGGGATGTCATCGTCGCAGTTGAAAAAAATCCTGGAGTCATTCTCGGCTCATCGTCGCGCTGACAAAGAAACCAGTTTAGGGTTAAGCTATCAAATTGTCACCGCCAAACACGGAGGCAAGCTAAATCTGCGATCGCAACTGGGTGTAGGCACAGAATTTGAAATTTGGCTCCCCCTAACCTAA
- a CDS encoding CTP synthase, translated as MAKFVFITGGVVSSIGKGIVAASLGRLLKSRNYSVSILKLDPYINVDPGTMSPFQHGEVFVTQDGAETDLDLGHYERFTDTSMSRLNSVTAGAIYQAVINKERRGDYQGGTVQVIPHITNECKERIHRVAQNTHSDVVITEVGGTVGDIESLPFLEAIRQFRKDVGRKNVVYLHVTLMPFISAAGEMKTKPTQHSVKELRSIGIQPDILVCRCDRPLPMGIKEKISEFCDVEVESVITAQDADSIYEVPLILEKEGLAQQTLELLQLEQRQPDLSSWQTLVDRLYHTQRGGLATMEPTPVEIAIVGKYIQLSDAYLSVVEAVRHAAIDVGTEVNLRWVNSEDLQTDDVQSALKEVHGIIVPGGFGVRGIDGKIAAIRYAREHQIPFLGLCLGMQCSIIEWARYCAGLANADSAEFDPNTPNPVINLLPEQQDVVDLGGTMRLGLYPCRLKPDTLASKLYDQEVVYERHRHRYEFNNAYRSLFLETGYMISGTSPDGRLVEIIEFPEHPFFIATQFHPEFQSRPNTPHPLFKGLIQAACHLLKKDKTTTLGSESKPPAVVNNSADKS; from the coding sequence ATGGCTAAGTTTGTTTTTATTACAGGTGGGGTCGTCTCCAGTATCGGTAAGGGAATTGTGGCCGCGAGTTTAGGGCGTTTGCTAAAATCCCGTAACTATTCGGTCTCCATCCTCAAGTTAGATCCCTATATTAACGTCGATCCGGGAACTATGAGTCCGTTTCAGCATGGGGAGGTGTTTGTTACCCAAGATGGGGCAGAAACTGATTTAGACTTGGGACATTATGAAAGATTTACTGACACTTCTATGTCCCGGCTCAATAGTGTGACAGCGGGGGCGATTTATCAAGCTGTAATCAATAAAGAGAGACGGGGAGACTATCAAGGGGGAACAGTCCAGGTGATCCCCCATATTACCAATGAGTGTAAGGAACGTATCCATAGGGTAGCCCAGAATACTCATTCAGATGTGGTAATTACAGAGGTGGGTGGAACCGTGGGGGATATCGAGTCTTTACCCTTTTTGGAGGCGATCCGACAATTTCGGAAAGATGTGGGCCGAAAAAATGTGGTCTATCTCCATGTTACCTTAATGCCTTTTATTAGTGCGGCGGGGGAGATGAAAACTAAGCCGACTCAACATTCGGTCAAGGAATTGCGATCAATTGGTATTCAACCAGATATTCTGGTTTGTAGATGCGATCGCCCTTTACCTATGGGGATAAAAGAGAAGATCTCCGAGTTTTGCGATGTAGAGGTAGAGAGTGTGATTACAGCCCAAGATGCTGATAGCATTTACGAAGTACCCCTAATTTTGGAAAAAGAAGGACTCGCCCAGCAAACCTTGGAACTTCTACAATTAGAACAGCGACAGCCAGATCTGAGTTCTTGGCAAACTCTTGTCGATCGCCTCTATCATACCCAAAGGGGTGGATTGGCGACTATGGAACCCACCCCCGTGGAAATTGCGATCGTCGGTAAATACATCCAGTTAAGCGATGCTTACCTATCCGTAGTAGAAGCCGTGCGCCATGCAGCAATTGATGTGGGAACCGAAGTCAATCTCAGATGGGTAAATTCAGAAGACCTACAAACTGATGATGTACAATCAGCCCTGAAAGAAGTTCACGGTATTATTGTACCGGGGGGATTTGGGGTCAGGGGAATTGATGGTAAAATTGCGGCGATTCGTTATGCCAGAGAACATCAAATCCCGTTTTTAGGTCTATGCTTAGGGATGCAATGTTCTATTATCGAATGGGCGCGTTATTGTGCGGGACTAGCAAACGCAGATAGTGCCGAATTTGATCCCAACACCCCTAACCCGGTAATTAACTTATTACCAGAACAGCAGGATGTTGTCGATCTTGGTGGAACTATGCGTTTAGGGTTATATCCTTGTAGGTTAAAGCCTGATACCCTCGCCTCCAAACTGTACGATCAGGAAGTGGTTTATGAACGCCACCGACATCGGTATGAGTTTAATAATGCCTATCGAAGTCTATTTTTGGAAACCGGTTATATGATCAGTGGTACATCTCCAGATGGTCGCTTGGTAGAAATTATTGAATTTCCCGAGCATCCATTTTTCATTGCTACCCAATTCCATCCTGAGTTTCAATCTCGACCTAATACTCCCCACCCCCTGTTCAAAGGGTTAATTCAAGCCGCTTGTCATTTATTAAAGAAAGACAAGACAACCACCTTGGGGTCAGAAAGTAAACCTCCGGCGGTAGTCAATAATTCCGCTGATAAGTCCTAG